In Ovis canadensis isolate MfBH-ARS-UI-01 breed Bighorn chromosome 3, ARS-UI_OviCan_v2, whole genome shotgun sequence, one DNA window encodes the following:
- the C1RL gene encoding complement C1r subcomponent-like protein isoform X6 has product MPGLRTAGTVSGEASLHPLPRQHITANGMDLGKFCGQQGSLLGRPPGQREFVSSGNSLRLTFSARASEDKTPGLHKGFLALYQAVAVNYTQPINQATGGPKAIHKPGDNPAEIQSCCQEPYYKAKTSGTLTCTAQVPWKQTQEREEAPHCMPVCGRPVVPISQTQESLGASRAELGSFPWQALTSIYGRGGGALLGDRWVLTAAHTIHPKDSILLGRNRSAQVFLGYTDTDQMLELGGHPVRRVVVHPDYHRDDPHNFHGDIALLELEHSVPLGRHLLPVCLPDREALYRPGRWGYVSGFGVEMGWLSTKLKYSRLPVAARAACEAWLRERQRPEAFTNGMFCAGDQTRPQSVCQGDSGGAFVVWDDRARRWVATGIVSWGVGCGEGYGFYTKVLDYVDWIRRVMADKGTDHAVGHVVGQPCQQIHSLALTYKPAGETLQPGSTWPLQRSCSQTTLSDDLLTASQGAAQGLGMRLAR; this is encoded by the exons ATGCCTGGTCTCAGAACTGCGGGAACTGTCTCTGGGGAAGCCTCACTCCACCCGCTGCCCAGGCAACAT ATCACAGCCAATGGGATGGATCTCGGCAAGTTCTGCGGGCAGCAGGGCTCCCTGCTGGGCAGGCCGCCTGGTCAGAGGGAGTTTGTGTCCTCGGGGAACAGTTTGCGCCTGACCTTCAGTGCACGGGCCTCTGAAGACAAGACCCCAGGCCTCCACAAGGGCTTCCTGGCCCTCTACCAAGCCGTGG CTGTGAATTATACTCAGCCCATCAACCAAGCCACTGGGGGCCCCAAGGCCATCCACAAACCTGGAGACAACCCCGCTGAGATCCAGAGCTGTTGCCAGGAGCCCTATTACAAGGCCAAGACCTCAG GAACACTCACCTGCACTGCCCAGGTGCCCTGGAAGCAGACCCAGGAAAGGGAGGAGGCTCCCCACTGTATGCCTG TCTGTGGACGGCCGGTGGTCCCCATCTCGCAGACCCAGGAGTCCCTTGGCGCCTCCAGAGCTGAGCTGGGCAGCTTCCCCTGGCAGGCCCTCACCAGCATCTATGGCAGGGGCGGCGGGGCCCTGCTGGGCGACCGCTGGGTTCTCACCGCAGCCCACACCATCCACCCCAAGGACAGCATCTTGCTTGGGAGGAACCGGAGCGCCCAGGTATTCCTGGGCTACACAGACACAGACCAGATGCTGGAGCTGGGCGGCCACCCCGTGCGCCGCGTGGTCGTGCACCCGGACTACCATCGGGACGACCCCCACAACTTCCACGGAGACATTGCGCTCCTGGAGCTGGAGCACAGCGTCCCCCTGGGCCGCCACCTCCTCCCAGTCTGCCTGCCGGACCGGGAGGCCCTGTACCGGCCTGGCCGGTGGGGCTACGTCAGTGGCTTCGGCGTGGAGATGGGCTGGCTGAGCACCAAGCTCAAGTACTCGCGGCTGCCCGTGGCCGCGAGGGCGGCCTGCGAGGCCTGGCTCCGGGAGAGGCAGAGGCCTGAGGCATTCACCAACGGCATGTTCTGCGCCGGGGACCAGACGCGGCCGCAGAGTGTCTGCCAGGGGGACAGCGGCGGCGCCTTCGTGGTGTGGGACGATCGCGCCCGGCGCTGGGTGGCCACGGGCATCGTGTCCTGGGGCGTCGGGTGTGGCGAGGGGTACGGCTTCTACACCAAAGTGCTCGACTACGTGGACTGGATCCGGCGAGTGATGG CTGACAAGGGCACAGATCATGCCGTGGGTCATGTCGTGGGTCAGCCCTGCCAGCAGATTCACTCCTTGGCTCTGACATACAAGCCTGCTGGGGAAACCCTCCAGCCTGGATCCACCTGGCCCCTTCAGCGCTCCTGCTCTCAGACTACACTCAGTGATGACCTGCTCACTGCCTCACAGGGAGCTGCCCAGGGCCTGGGAATGCGCCTGGCACGTTAA